The following nucleotide sequence is from Thunnus albacares chromosome 15, fThuAlb1.1, whole genome shotgun sequence.
agacttttttattatttttttaggcgaccacaatgttacaattcCTCCATCTAAACcctgacaaaactgaagttcttTTAATTGGTCCTGAAATATTTGTCAATGCTGCTACTCACTTTATTGGCCCACTTCACCCCAACATTAAATCCACTGCTAAGAATCTCGATATCATCATCGACCAGTATATGACATTTGACGATCATGTTAATAAGCTTGTCCAatcctgttttcctcagttaagaaatattgtgAAAGTAAGACCTTTTATTGTCCCCTACTGTTCTTGACCAATTAatccacacattcattttctcccagttagactactgtaactccctctacaccCGCCTCAGTcagtcttttaaaatgtttacagtaaaaaataaaatacagcagctagacttctaaccagaactagccgtAGGTCCCACCTTCGTAACGCAATGGTTACGTTACGTAATCAACTTTGTCGCCgtggtagtgacttgtcaatcacaacgtagccacaccctaaagcatatgctgctttatcatcttttttactctaaatgggaccataacttacaaaatgaacatcatgctgtattgaagaagacttgaaactagtgattgagaccataaactcattaggaaagtgtttactgaggtaataaatcaagagacaAGTAGGGGCATTTTCTCATAGGCctccatacaatcagacttctttttgcagccagtagAGTCGTGCTACTTCTAGTGCTGTAACTGTCTGTTTCTTAATACTGTGTTCACAGGTGCAGCTGCAGAGCCGTACATCACTATAGTTGATGTCACAGAGGACGGGGTGCAGCTCAAGTGTCAAGTTCAAGGTGCTTTCCCACAGCCGAAGCTACACTGGCAGGACAGTGATGGAAACGTCCTTCCTGCTGAGGAGCCGCAGGTCTCTGAAAGAGGAGGTCACTACAACGTGATCCTCTATAGTACTGTGACGTCGACTACAACCAGCCGCTTCAGCTGTGTGGTCAAACAGGAGGATATCAGCCATATTGTTAACGCTGAGATCACTTTACCAGGTGAGATTGGCTGTATTGATGACTTTTAATCTGCAAAtaactttctttctcttttgtaaATGTTATAACCAATGTGCTATAGATGATATTCAGTATATTCATTCATGATATTTACATTCTGAGAGTCACACCAGTCTTTTGTATGTTCAGATAAACTGTTTGAGGACAAGTCCTGCCCAGTAGCCGGTGCGTTGATAGGTGGGTGGTTTTCTGGAGCTCTAACTGTTGCTGCAGTTTTGGTTCTGTTTGAAGTTGCAAAGTACATCAAAAAACACTGCAAGAAAGGTAAGTTTTAATAATGTATTCATGCAGGCATCAACATGACAGATACTTTGAAAGTCTCAGATATGAACCATTCTGTTGGTttaaacattcaataaaaaatcCATCCAAGTTGCAGTCTGACATGAAATCTTGTCTTTTTGTTAATTGTGTTTAATattatacaaacaaataaacgatctcattgattgattgattgattattatgGAGAACAATAGAGAATATTGTACAGTGTTCCTGTTAAAGAGGTGTAGAGCAGAGAGGACGAGGACGTGTTTGATGGTCGACCTCAGTGTAACGTAGAGCGTGTGAGTAAAAATCTATTTGGATGAGTCACCATAATATAGAACAGACTTTATGTAAtttatacttttgttttctttttgcagatCCTCCTCAGAAAAATGGGTCTTATACCGTTCCTTCAATGTAGCCACTTAATCCACCTGTCTGATGACTTAACATCAGAAAAcactaaagacccagctctttcgtGAACAACTGTAGgtagagaaaagacaaaaggacAAAGAAAACCTCAAAAACCTGCAATCTATGTACTCTAATCATTGCCTtgttgcactgcctgttggcatctacatGCTATCAGGCCCAAATTAATTCTTATATGGAACTTACTCGTGTTGTTATctgtagggctgtagtctgctggttgACTGGTCAATATGCTCTTGTCTCGCCCAACCTaacggagactgctgggtctaactgtactcaacgttcACTGAATCTGtatttctccataatgacataACGAGAACCCCctccaggccaaaaaaaaaaaaaaatttaatatttgattttgatttgaaatcgacagcgtttgggagtctctgtgcagcgctgttccggtacgtgagtcaacctctatCGTTGCCTTGGAAACCACTGGTAgcgtggctccgttaaggagtatgtttgcgtaaCGAGCGGGAGAGAGTGAgcggcagagaagtgacggtggatgcgagcggggcagaggaaaaggttagtagtgAATTGTCAGtctgtaaatgtacagtacaaactacagtgtgtcagttaataaatgtaatgtaaatgactaatcaattagttgaagaTCATGTACgattttagtcgaccaagattttctttggttgactacagccctagttaTCTCCcgactagatccctgcttgtgttggaTCAGTCTCAAATGCACGTcgctatttatttatttatttatttatttatttgtttgtttatttgtttatttatttattgtg
It contains:
- the LOC122997986 gene encoding butyrophilin-like protein 2 isoform X4, encoding MSCLILKLTTVELLLLCFCLQTGILGHENGPDVVTVIVKQGNDVILPCSLSTKERITSKLFDWKKGGQEVFMYDAGIHYNNGRSGQDEQFKGRVSHFPGELKSGNASIIIQNTRMEDGGDYTCDFSRLEPRQIFHIKLVVGAAAEPYITIVDVTEDGVQLKCQVQGAFPQPKLHWQDSDGNVLPAEEPQVSERGGHYNVILYSTVTSTTTSRFSCVVKQEDISHIVNAEITLPDKLFEDKSCPVAGALIGGWFSGALTVAAVLVLFEVAKYIKKHCKKGKF